TAGCAGAGGCAGTCCAGCAGCGTATCGATAATGGGCGGTGGTGGATTTTGCCACGGTCGGGGAATAGCCGGGGGTTTCAAAAGTTCCGACCAGAGCTCTCGCCGGACAGCAGCCAGGGTGTCAACAAAGGTGTGCTCAGGCTTGGCATACCCTGGCCCAGAGCGAGCTGGAGCTGGGTACTTGCGATATAACTGGGCAAACATCAACGCCACGACACCGAAGAGATCGCAACTGTAAAAGGGCAAAAGTCGAGCTGAGGCCAAGCTCGTTTTGATCCGATCCGGCCGGAGGATGCCGCTGCGAGGGCAAGCGCGCAAACTGGTGCTTAAAACAAGCTGCTCGAACGCCCGATCCTGTTATGACCATCGCGTCTGTCTCCCAAACCCACCCCCTGTCAGAGGCAAAGCTGCATGGCATCCACGCCTACTGGCGCGCGGCCAACTACCTCTCGGCAGGGCAGATCTATCTGCTCGACAACCCGCTTTTGAGCGAGCCGCTGCGGCTCGAGCACATCAAACCCCGACTGCTGGGCCATTGGGGGACCACTCCCGGTCTCAACTTCATCTACGCGCACCTCAATTGCGCGATTCAAGCCCGCGACCTCAACGTTATCTACATCACCGGGCCTGGGCACGGCGGCCCGGGCCTAGTGGCCAACACCTACCTGGAGGGCACCTACAGCGAGATCTATCCCCAGATTTCGCAAGATGCCGAGGGAATGCGCCAGCTGTTCAAGCAGTTTTCATTCCCCGGCGGGGTCCCCAGCCATACGGCTCCCGAGACGCCGGGCTCCATCCACGAAGGCGGCGAGCTGGGCTACGCAATCGCGCACGCCTACGGCGCCGTTTTTGACAATCCCGATCTAATCGCAGCCTGCGTTGTGGGCGATGGCGAGGCCGAGACCGGGCCGCTGGCAGCGAGCTGGCACTCCAACAAGTTCCTCAACCCCGCCCGCGACGGGGCCGTGCTGCCCATCCTGCACCTCAACGGCTACAAGATTGCCAACCCCACGATCTTGGGCCGCCTCAGCCACCAGGAACTGGAGCAGCTGCTGGTGGGCTACGGCTACAAGCCCTACTTTGTCGAGGGCAGCGACCCCGAGGCCATGCACCAGGCCATGGCCGGCACGCTCGATGCCGTCATTGAAGACATCCACGCCATCCAGCACCAAGCCCGCACCCAGGGCGTGACCCAGCGCCCGGCCTGGCCGGTCATCGTGCTGCGCACGCCCAAGGGCTGGACCGGCCCCAGCGAAGTGGACGGCCAACAAGTAGAAGGCTTTTGGCGCTCGCACCAAGTGCCGCTGGCCGATATGGGCCAGCATCCCGAGCGCTTGGAGCAGCTCGAGGCCTGGATGCGCAGCTACCGCCCCCAAGAGCTGTTCGATGGCAACGGCACGCTCCGGCCCGAGCTAGCAGCGCTAGCGCCGCGCGGCAATCGCCGCATGGGAGCCAATCCCCACGCCAACGGCGGCTTGCTGCTCAACCCCCTCAAGCTGCCCGACTTTCGCGACTATGCCGTTGAGGTACCCCATCCCGGCAGCGTCACGGCCGAGGCCACCCGCGTGACCGGGAGCTTCCTGCGCGATGTCATGCAGCGCAACCAGCCCGAGGGCAACTTCCGCGTTGTAGGGCCGGACGAGACGGCCTCCAACCGCCTGGGCGCGCTGTTTGAGGTCACCGATCGCGCCTGGATGGACGAGCGCCGCCCCGAAGACGAAAACCTCTCCCCCGAGGGGCGGGTGATGGAGATCCTGAGCGAGCACACCTGCCAGGGGTGGCTGGAGGGCTACCTGCTCACCGGGCGCCACGGCCTGTTTGCCTGCTACGAGGCCTTCATCCACCTGATCGACTCCATGTTCAACCAGCATGCCAAGTGGTTGAAGGTGACGCGCGAGCTTCCCTGGCGCCGCCCCATTGCCTCGCTCAACTACCTGCTAACCTCCCACGTTTGGCGCCAGGACCACAACGGCTTCTCCCACCAGGACCCGGGCTTTATCGACCACGTGGTGAACAAAAAAGCCGACATCATCCGGGTGTATCTGCCCCCGGATGCCAACACGCTGCTGTCGGTGACCAACCACTGCCTGCGCAGCCGCCACTACGTCAACGCCATCGTGGCCGGCAAGCACCCGGAACCGCAGTGGCTGGATGTGGATGCCGCCGTCAAGCACTGCACTGCCGGCATCGGCATTTGGGCGTGGGCCAGCAACGACCGCGGCGGCGAGCCGGATGTCGTCATGGCCTGCGCTGGCGATGTGCCCACCCAAGAGACCCTAGCGGCGGTGGACTACCTCTGGCAGCACTTTCCGGATTTGCGGGTGCGCACCGTCAACGTGGTCGATCTGATGCGGCTGCAACCTGAGGAAGAGCACCCGCACGGCCTCTCGCACCGCGAGTTCGATGCCATTTTCACCACGGACAAGCCCATCATCTTTGCCTACCACGGCTACCCGTGGCTCATTCACCGCCTCACCTACCGCCGCACCAACCATCCCAACCTGCACGTGCGCGGCTACAAAGAAGAAGGCACCACCACCACGCCCTTCGACATGGTGGTCATGAACCAGCTGGACCGCTTCCACTTGGTCGAGGACGCCATCGATCGCGTGCCCAAGCTGGGCTACGCTGCCGCCCATGCCAAACAGGCCATTCGCGACAAGCTCATCGACCACAATTA
This sequence is a window from Cyanobacteria bacterium QS_8_64_29. Protein-coding genes within it:
- a CDS encoding phosphoketolase — its product is MTIASVSQTHPLSEAKLHGIHAYWRAANYLSAGQIYLLDNPLLSEPLRLEHIKPRLLGHWGTTPGLNFIYAHLNCAIQARDLNVIYITGPGHGGPGLVANTYLEGTYSEIYPQISQDAEGMRQLFKQFSFPGGVPSHTAPETPGSIHEGGELGYAIAHAYGAVFDNPDLIAACVVGDGEAETGPLAASWHSNKFLNPARDGAVLPILHLNGYKIANPTILGRLSHQELEQLLVGYGYKPYFVEGSDPEAMHQAMAGTLDAVIEDIHAIQHQARTQGVTQRPAWPVIVLRTPKGWTGPSEVDGQQVEGFWRSHQVPLADMGQHPERLEQLEAWMRSYRPQELFDGNGTLRPELAALAPRGNRRMGANPHANGGLLLNPLKLPDFRDYAVEVPHPGSVTAEATRVTGSFLRDVMQRNQPEGNFRVVGPDETASNRLGALFEVTDRAWMDERRPEDENLSPEGRVMEILSEHTCQGWLEGYLLTGRHGLFACYEAFIHLIDSMFNQHAKWLKVTRELPWRRPIASLNYLLTSHVWRQDHNGFSHQDPGFIDHVVNKKADIIRVYLPPDANTLLSVTNHCLRSRHYVNAIVAGKHPEPQWLDVDAAVKHCTAGIGIWAWASNDRGGEPDVVMACAGDVPTQETLAAVDYLWQHFPDLRVRTVNVVDLMRLQPEEEHPHGLSHREFDAIFTTDKPIIFAYHGYPWLIHRLTYRRTNHPNLHVRGYKEEGTTTTPFDMVVMNQLDRFHLVEDAIDRVPKLGYAAAHAKQAIRDKLIDHNYYVTHYGVDLPEVRDWRWPY